A stretch of the Vigna radiata var. radiata cultivar VC1973A chromosome 7, Vradiata_ver6, whole genome shotgun sequence genome encodes the following:
- the LOC106766960 gene encoding IQ domain-containing protein IQM1, with product MGLSLSLLQSALEEISRQLLFYMPFNVSFASKDGTLILRASSFKKGESNTANVLSNGSRSSNRLRDKRPQCVILERNFSFLQDEDKMDWNNLASKRKPVPLLSLPKAAVFSPSRPANELDSAATKLQKVYKSYRTRRNLADCAVVVEELWWKALDFAALKRSSVSFFDVKKPETAVSRWARARTRAAKVGKGLSKDEKAQKLALQHWLEAIDPRHRYGHNLHLYYDIWFESQSTQPFFYWLDVGDGKEINLKKCPRSSLQGQCIRYLGPKEREEYEVIAKNGKLVYKRDNKLVNTDERSKWIFVLSTTRALYVGRKQKGTFQHSSFLSGGATTAAGRLVAHQGDLEAIWPYSGHYHPTEENFKEFVSFLEEHKVDLTNVKRCAIDDDDTPSLSGTNSFTAVDEPQQNIAPDLISHTGPSSAINVDKKDDTAAFNLSKRLSCKWATGTGPRIGCVRDYPGHLQSRALEQVNLSPRPTSARFSNYGPIPSPRPSPKVRVSPRLAYMGLPSPRNPIPAS from the exons ATGGGGTTATCACTTTCCTTGCTCCAATCTGCGTTGGAAGAAATTTCCAGACAGCTTCTCTTTTATATGCCTTTCAATGTCAGCTTTGCTTCCAAAGATGGAACCTTGATTTTAAGGGCATCTAGCTTTAAGAAAGGAGAATCAAATACTGCTAATGTTTTGTCAAACGGATCCAGAAGTTCAAACCGGTTAAGGGATAAGAGACCCCAATGTGTGATCCTCGAAAGAAATTTTTCGTTTCTTCAAGATGAGGACAAGATGGATTGGAATAATCTTGCAAGCAAACGTAAACCAGTGCCTCTGCTTTCTCTCCCTAAAGCAGCAGTTTTCTCTCCCTCTAGACCTGCCAACGAGCTTGATTCAGCTGCAACCAAACTCCAAAAAGTCTACAAGAGTTACCGTACTCGAAGAAACCTTGCGGATTGTGCAGTAGTCGTGGAAGAGCTATG GTGGAAGGCATTGGATTTTGCAGCTCTTAAAAGGAGTTCTGTGTCATTCTTTGATGTCAAAAAACCAGAAACTGCAGTGTCAAGGTGGGCAAGGGCAAGAACACGAGCAGCTAAG GTCGGCAAAGGTTTATCCAAAGATGAGAAGGCACAAAAGCTAGCCCTGCAACATTGGCTTGAAGCT ATCGACCCACGTCACCGCTATGGACATAATCTGCACCTGTATTATGACATTTGGTTTGAAAGTCAAAGCACTCAACCATTTTTCTATTG GTTGGATGTTGGAGATGGCAAAGAAATAAATCTTAAGAAGTGCCCAAGGAGCAGTCTACAAGGCCAATGCATTAGATATCTTGGACCA AAAGAAAGGGAAGAATATGAAGTGATAGCTAAAAATGGAAAGCTAGTTTACAAAAGGGATAACAAACTGGTGAACACCGATGAGAGATCGAAATGGATATTTGTTCTTAGCACCACAAGGGCCTTGTATGTGGGGAGAAAACAAAAGGGTACATTTCAACACTCGAGTTTTCTTTCTGGTGGTGCAACCACAGCAGCTGGCAGATTAGTGGCCCATCAAGGTGATCTTGAG GCTATTTGGCCATACAGTGGTCATTATCACCCAACAGAAGAGAATTTCAAAGAATTTGTAAGCTTTCTGGAGGAGCACAAAGTAGACCTCACCAATGTAAAG AGATGTGCAATAGATGACGATGATACTCCTTCCCTTTCTGGGACTAACTCCTTTACTGCCGTTGATGAACCACAGCAAAATATAGCCCCTGATCTAATTTCTCACACGGGCCCATCAAGTGCAATCAATGTGGACAAAAAGGATGACACAGCAGCATTCAACCTTTCCAAGAGGTTGTCTTGTAAGTGGGCCACTGGGACTGGGCCTCGTATTGGGTGTGTCCGTGACTACCCTGGACACTTGCAATCGAGAGCGCTGGAGCAAGTCAATTTGTCCCCAAGGCCCACTTCTGCACGCTTCAGCAACTATGGCCCAATTCCTTCTCCCAGGCCCAGCCCAAAAGTGAGGGTGTCCCCCAGGCTTGCATATATGGGCTTGCCCAGTCCAAGAAACCCAATTCCAGCCAGTTAA
- the LOC106769449 gene encoding nucleosome assembly protein 1;2: MSNEKDTFNVADLSSVLNEENRADLVNALKSKIQSLAGQHSDILESLSPNVRKRVEFLREIQGQHDELEAKFFEERAALEAKYQKLYQPLYTKRYDIVNGVTEVEEAAVNETTPDGGDDEEKGVPAFWLTAMKNNEVLAEEISERDEGALKFLKDIKWSRIENPKGFKLEFFFDTNPYFTNTVLTKTYHMIDEDEPILEKAIGTEIQWHPGKCLTQKILKKKPKKGSKNAKPITKTENCESFFNFFNPPQVPEDDEDIEEDAAEELQNQMEQDYDIGSTIRDKIIPHAVSWFTGEAIQGDEFGELEEDEDDEDIEEEDDDEEDDEEDEDDEDDEEENKTKKRSSASKKSGRAQLGEGQQGERPPECKQQ; encoded by the exons ATGAGCAACGAAAAGGATACCTTCAACGTCGCCGATCTCTCCTCTG TTCTCAACGAGGAAAATCGAGCAGACCTTGTCAATGCTCTTAAG AGCAAGATACAGAGTTTGGCTGGGCAGCATTCCGACATTCTCGAGTCGTTGTCACCTAACGTCAGGAAGCGTGTTGAGTTTCTTAGAGAGATCCAG GGTCAACACGATGAATTAGAGGCTAAATTTTTTGAGGAGAGAGCAGCTCTCGAGGCCAAATACCAAAAATTGTATCAACCATTGTACACAAAG CGGTATGACATAGTAAATGGTGTTACCGAAGTGGAAGAAGCGGCAGTGAATGAAACAACACCCGATGGTGGGGACGATGAAG AGAAAGGAGTGCCTGCGTTTTGGCTTACTGCAATGAAAAACAATGAAGTGTTAGCTGAGGAG ATTTCAGAGCGTGATGAAGGTGCTCTCAAGTTTCTCAAAGATATCAAGTGGAGCAGGATAGAAAATCCTAAAGGATTCAAGCTTGAGTTTTTCTTTGATACCAATCCTTATTTTACCAATACTGTCTTGACCAAAACATATCATATGATTGACGAGGATGAACCAATTTTGGAGAAAGCAATTGG gACTGAAATTCAATGGCACCCAGGAAAATGCCTGACACAGAAGATTCTCAAGAAAAAGCCCAAGAAGGGTTCAAAGAATGCTAAACCAATTACCAAAACTGAAAATTGTGAAagtttcttcaatttcttcaatcCACCACAAGTTCCTGAAGACGATGAAGATATCGAGGAAGATGCG GCTGAGGAGCTTCAGAATCAGATGGAACAAGACTATGACATTGG GTCAACAATAAGAGACAAGATTATTCCCCATGCTGTGTCATGGTTTACTGGAGAGGCTATCCAGGGAGATGAATTTGGAGAACTAGAGGAGgacgaggatgatgaagatATCGAAGAGGAGGACGACGatgaggaagacgatgaagaggacgaggatgatgaagatgacgaGGAAGAAAACAAGACTAAAAAGAGG TCATCAGCATCCAAG AAGAGTGGAAGAGCACAGCTTGGTGAGGGTCAGCAGGGTGAGCGACCTCCAGAGTGCAAGCAGCAGTAG
- the LOC106768609 gene encoding casein kinase 1-like protein 1, with the protein MEPRVGNKFRLGRKIGSGSFGEIYLGTNIQTNEEVAIKLENVKTKHPQLLYESKLYRILQGGTGIPNVRWFGVEGDYNVLVMDLLGPSLEDLFNFCSRKLSLKTVLMLADQMINRVEFIHSKSFLHRDIKPDNFLMGLGRRANQVYAIDFGLAKKYRDSSTHQHIPYRENKNLTGTARYASMNTHLGIEQSRRDDLESLGYVLMYFLRGSLPWQGLKAGTKKQKYEKISEKKVSTSIEALCRGYPTEFASYFHYCRSLRFDDKPDYAYLKRIFRDLFIREGFQFDYVFDWTILKYQQSQLATPPTRAIGPSAGTSSGMPPAVTNADRHTGGEEGRPPAVVSVDSSRRRMSGPILNTLSSANVLGQSSGSSRRVAVSGSRDAFVGTESDIRTRTAEASPGVAHRGLSGQRSSPIGSSDPKRVVSSGRNASHVKNYDSVLRGMEGLQLENDERTHY; encoded by the exons ATGGAACCTCGTGTTGGGAATAAGTTTCGCCTGGGTCGGAAGATCGGAAGCGGCTCCTTTGGGGAGATCtatttag GTACTAATATTCAAACAAACGAAGAGGTCGCAATTAAGCTT GAAAATGTCAAGACAAAGCATCCTCAGTTGCTGTATGAGTCCAAGCTGTACAGAATCCTTCAGGGAGGAA CTGGAATCCCAAATGTCAGATGGTTTGGAGTCGAGGGAGATTACAATGTTTTAGTGATGGATCTGCTGGGACCTAGTCTTGAAGATCTATTTAACTTCTGTAGTAGAAAGCTATCACTGAAGACAGTTCTCATGCTTGCTGATCAAATG ATCAACCGTGTTGAGTTCATTCATTCTAAATCATTTCTGCATCGAGATATCAAACCAGATAACTTTCTAATGGGATTAGGAAGGCGTGCAAACCAG GTTTATGCTATTGATTTTGGTTTGGCTAAGAAATACAGAGATAGTTCAACACATCAACATATTCCTTACAG ggaaaataagaatttgactGGAACTGCAAGATATGCTAGCATGAATACTCACCTTGGCATTG AGCAAAGCAGAAGAGATGATCTGGAGTCTCTTGgttatgttttgatgtacttcTTGAGAGGAAG TCTTCCTTGGCAGGGACTTAAAGCAGGAACAAAGAAACAGAAGTATGAAAAAATCAGTGAAAAGAAGGTTTCTACCTCGATTGAA GCCCTGTGTCGTGGCTATCCAACAGAATTTGCATCTTACTTTCATTACTGCCGATCTTTAAGGTTTGATGATAAGCCAGATTATGCTTACCTCAAAAGGATATTTCGGGACCTTTTTATACGTGAAG GATTCCAGTTTGATTATGTCTTTGATTGGACCATTTTGAAGTATCAGCAATCACAGTTAGCCACTCCTCCAACACGAGCCATT ggTCCTAGTGCTGGAACCAGTTCTGGAATGCCCCCAGCTGTTACTAATGCTGATAGGCATACAG GAGGGGAAGAAGGGCGACCTCCTGCTGTGGTTTCAGTGGATTCCTCAAGGCGCAGAATGTCAGGGCCCATTTTAAATACT TTATCAAGTGCCAATGTCTTGGGTCAGTCAAGTGGATCATCGAGGCGGGTTGCTGTTTCTGGTAGTCGTGATGCATTTGTTGGTACTGAGTCGGATATTCGAACTCGCACTGCTGAAGCTAGCCCTGGAGTAGCACACAGAGGTTTGAGTGGGCAAAGAAGTTCACCAATTGGATCTTCTGATCCCAAGAGAGTTGTATCATCCGGGAGAAACGCTTCTCATGTGAAAAATTATGACTCTGTACTCAGGGGCATGGAAGGTTTGCAGTTAGAGAATGATGAGAGGACCCATTATTAA
- the LOC106767043 gene encoding heat shock factor protein HSF30-like gives MGEQLPPLKAEIFDDSESHRHDDVFSDSKDSGLTEEPTAVHIKEELDDGAVNGFMDKMPKPMEGLHEMGPPPFLKKTFDMVEDPRTDPVVSWSQTRDSFVVWDSHEFSKTLLPKYFKHSNFSSFVRQLNTYGFRKVDSDRWEFANEGFQGGKRHLLKNIRRRSKYNRLHQGAFNMMKPGVEAEVEKLKKDQNILKVEILKLRQQQENSHVQLTNAQERVRCAEMKQYQMMFFLTRMARRPAFVEQLIQKIRRKRELDGNDMVKRPRLMGNPCCVPFPKTMETTPDVDYRPQNHKQFPSMQSEVGGFLSETVNISKMEHPTPSPLEDELCNPVQGSRAHGCSSANAPDSSSAYHVMSEKLMRENSLVDEELDVNDSNIYLELEDLITKPSDWSLAANGLVEQTS, from the exons ATGGGAGAACAACTGCCACCACTCAAAGCAGAGATCTTTGACGACAGCGAAAGTCATCGCCACGACGACGTTTTCAGCGACAGCAAGGACTCCGGTCTGACTGAAGAGCCAACGGCGGTTCACATCAAAGAAGAACTGGATGACGGCGCCGTTAACGGTTTCATGGATAAGATGCCGAAACCTATGGAAGGCTTGCACGAGATGGGGCCCCCACCGTTCCTGAAGAAGACCTTCGATATGGTGGAGGACCCTAGGACTGACCCCGTTGTCTCATGGAGTCAAACTCGCGATAGCTTCGTCGTTTGGGACTCCCATGAATTCTCCAAAACCCTTCTTCCCAAATACTTCAAGCACAGCAATTTCTCCAGCTTCGTTCGCCAGCTCAACACCTAT GGCTTCAGGAAGGTTGACTCAGACCGTTGGGAGTTTGCGAATGAAGGATTCCAAGGAGGGAAGAGGCATTTGCTGAAGAACATAAGGAGGAGGAGTAAGTACAACAGACTGCATCAGGGAGCTTTCAATATGATGAAGCCAGGCGTGGAGGCTGAAGTGGAGAAACTGAAGAAGGACCAGAACATTTTGAAGGTGGAAATTCTGAAACTGAGGCAGCAGCAGGAGAATTCGCATGTTCAGCTCACTAATGCTCAGGAGAGAGTTCGGTGTGCAGAGATGAAGCAGTATCAGATGATGTTTTTCCTCACTAGAATGGCTAGAAGGCCCGCATTTGTTGAGCAGTTAATCCAAAAGATTAGGAGGAAAAGAGAGCTTGATGGTAACGACATGGTTAAGAGGCCTAGATTGATGGGAAACCCCTGCTGTGTACCCTTCCCAAAGACCATGGAGACAACCCCTGATGTTGATTACAGACCCCAAAATCATAAACAATTCCCTTCCATGCAATCCGAGGTCGGTGGATTTCTGTCTGAAACTGTGAACATCAGCAAGATGGAGCACCCAACTCCCTCCCCCTTGGAAGATGAATTGTGTAACCCTGTGCAAGGGTCAAGGGCCCATGGTTGTTCTAGCGCAAATGCGCCAGATTCTTCTTCTGCCTATCATGTTATGTCAGAAAAACTAATGCGGGAAAATTCTCTAGTTGATGAAGAATTAGATGTGAACGACTCTAATATCTATCTTGAATTGGAGGATTTGATCACTAAGCCATCGGATTGGTCTCTTGCTGCAAATGGATTGGTGGAACAAACTAGTTGA
- the LOC106766965 gene encoding heat shock factor protein HSF30, with protein sequence MLLHHPLLFSINGTQHLCQNKHFNSSNSFATIQRLPKQTHASNFKSPKGEQLPPLKADMFDESQSHHHHDDVFSESKDSGVTEEATAVHVKEEMDDCAFNGFMDKTPKPMEGLHDMGPPPFLKKTFDMVEDPKTDPVVSWSQTRDSFVVWDSHEFSKTLLPKYFKHSNFSSFIRQLNTYGFRKVDSDRWEFANEGFQGGKRHLLKNIRRRGKYNRLHQGTFNMMKPGVEAELEKLKKDQNILKVEILKLRQQQENSHVQLTNAQERVRCAEMKQYQMMFFLTRMARRPAFVEQLIQKIRRKRELDGNDMVKRPRLMVNPCYVPFPKTTETTPDVDYRHQSHKQFPSMQSELDGFLSETVNISKMEHPTPSPLEDELCNPVQGSRAHGCSSANAPDASSAYHVMSEKLMRENSVVDEELDVNDSNIYLELEDLITKPSDWSLGSANGLVEQTS encoded by the exons ATGCTACTCCATcaccctcttctcttctctataAATGGAACACAACACTTGTGTCAAAACAAACACTTCAATTCCTCAAACTCCTTCGCAACTATTCAACGCTTGCCAAAGCAAACTCACGCCTCAAACTTCAAATCTCCCAAGGGAGAACAACTGCCACCACTCAAAGCAGACATGTTCGACGAAAGCCAAAGCCATCATCACCACGACGACGTTTTCAGCGAGAGCAAGGACTCCGGAGTGACTGAAGAGGCAACGGCGGTTCACGTCAAAGAAGAGATGGATGACTGTGCCTTTAACGGTTTCATGGATAAGACCCCGAAACCGATGGAAGGCTTGCATGACATGGGACCCCCTCCGTTCCTGAAGAAGACCTTCGATATGGTGGAGGACCCTAAGACTGACCCCGTTGTCTCATGGAGTCAAACTCGCGATAGTTTCGTCGTTTGGGACTCCCATGAATTCTCCAAAACCCTTCTTCCCAAATACTTCAAGCACAGCAATTTCTCCAGCTTCATTCGCCAGCTCAACACCTAT GGCTTCAGGAAGGTTGATTCAGACCGTTGGGAGTTTGCGAATGAAGGATTCCAAGGAGGGAAGAGGCATTTGCTGAAAAACATAAGGAGGAGGGGCAAGTACAACAGACTGCATCAGGGAACTTTCAATATGATGAAGCCAGGCGTGGAGGCTGAATTGGAGAAACTGAAGAAGGACCAAAACATTTTGAAGGTGGAAATTCTGAAACTGAGGCAGCAGCAGGAGAATTCGCATGTTCAGCTCACTAATGCTCAGGAGAGAGTTCGGTGTGCAGAGATGAAGCAGTATCAGATGATGTTTTTCCTCACTAGAATGGCTAGAAGGCCCGCNTTTGTTGAGCAGTTAATCCAAAAGATTAGGAGGAAAAGAGAGCTTGATGGTAACGACATGGTTAAGAGGCCTAGATTGATGGTGAACCCCTGCTATGTACCCTTCCCAAAGACCACGGAAACAACCCCTGATGTTGATTACAGACATCAAAGTCATAAACAATTCCCTTCAATGCAATCCGAGCTCGACGGATTTCTGTCTGAAACTGTGAACATCAGCAAGATGGAGCACCCGACTCCCTCTCCCTTGGAAGATGAATTGTGTAACCCTGTGCAAGGGTCAAGGGCCCATGGTTGTTCTAGCGCAAATGCGCCAGATGCTTCTTCTGCCTATCATGTTATGTCAGAAAAACTAATGCGGGAAAATTCTGTAGTTGACGAAGAACTAGATGTGAATGACTCTAATATCTATCTTGAATTGGAGGATTTGATCACTAAGCCATCGGATTGGTCTCTTGGATCTGCAAATGGATTGGTGGAACAAACTAGTTGA